In Clostridia bacterium, the following are encoded in one genomic region:
- the recJ gene encoding single-stranded-DNA-specific exonuclease RecJ, whose amino-acid sequence MAARKKTWVVLEGNPRAEEELARECGVPAPVARVLVNRGLLDGKAAAAFLSPARGNMHDPFMLPDMKEAAGRIVDAVARGEKIRVYGDYDADGVTAVSLLVTVLSALGASVDYRIPNRLVEGYGLSTEAIERAADEGVSVMVTVDCGIGAVEEALAARSRGMDLIITDHHEAGPEIPRALAVINPKRKGSLYPFKDLAGVGVAFKLAQAFWELSNRPAGHGDPWRHLDIVALGTIADVVPLVGENRIIARAGLAMMKSSQNLGIRNLIDVSGFAGREIKAGNVGFSMAPRVNAAGRLGDPSLGARLFLTDSQAEAAGLAAMLDEENRKRQEIEAGIFRDAWAPVSKMNTASTRAIVLGSESWHSGVIGIVASKIAELTCRPTVLVSFDGDVGRGSGRSIPGFNLHSALTECSDLLLKYGGHAQAAGLSIRADDLDRFRERLNELGHRWLTPEDLVPQVSVDAELQESEISIELARGLAVLEPFGLGNPTPVFLTRRLLVLEQKQVGPEGRHLKLKLGKGSRIVDAIGFRMAQHYADLARQAGEVDVAYGLEVNEWNGRESAELNLKDMRRSEAV is encoded by the coding sequence ATGGCTGCTAGGAAGAAAACATGGGTGGTTCTCGAGGGCAACCCTCGGGCGGAGGAGGAACTCGCGCGGGAATGCGGAGTCCCTGCTCCAGTTGCGAGAGTGCTTGTGAACCGAGGCCTCCTGGATGGCAAGGCCGCGGCGGCTTTTCTCTCCCCTGCACGTGGGAACATGCATGATCCGTTTATGCTTCCGGACATGAAAGAGGCGGCGGGCAGGATTGTGGACGCGGTCGCCAGAGGCGAGAAGATCAGAGTCTACGGCGACTACGACGCCGATGGCGTCACGGCGGTCTCGCTTCTCGTGACCGTGTTGTCGGCCTTAGGAGCTTCTGTCGACTATCGCATCCCCAATCGCCTCGTGGAGGGATACGGCCTCAGCACCGAAGCGATAGAGCGCGCGGCTGATGAGGGCGTGTCGGTAATGGTGACCGTGGATTGTGGAATCGGAGCTGTGGAGGAGGCGCTTGCGGCTCGATCGCGGGGCATGGATCTGATCATCACAGACCACCACGAGGCCGGGCCGGAAATTCCCAGGGCACTGGCCGTTATCAACCCCAAAAGGAAGGGTTCTCTGTATCCCTTCAAGGATCTGGCCGGGGTCGGAGTCGCGTTTAAGCTTGCCCAGGCATTCTGGGAGCTCTCGAATCGCCCTGCTGGGCATGGCGATCCGTGGCGCCATCTGGATATCGTTGCTCTGGGAACTATAGCTGACGTGGTCCCTCTTGTCGGCGAAAACAGGATCATAGCAAGAGCAGGACTCGCCATGATGAAGTCATCACAGAATTTGGGAATACGGAATCTAATAGATGTGTCTGGGTTCGCAGGCCGGGAGATCAAGGCGGGGAATGTTGGCTTCTCGATGGCGCCTCGAGTGAATGCAGCTGGCCGGCTCGGCGATCCCTCCCTCGGGGCAAGGCTGTTTCTCACGGATTCTCAGGCGGAAGCCGCTGGCCTTGCGGCCATGCTCGATGAGGAGAACCGGAAAAGGCAAGAGATAGAGGCTGGCATTTTTCGTGACGCATGGGCTCCAGTCAGCAAGATGAACACCGCGTCCACAAGGGCGATAGTGCTAGGGTCCGAATCGTGGCATTCAGGGGTCATCGGGATCGTTGCTTCAAAGATCGCGGAGCTTACCTGCAGGCCCACTGTGCTCGTGTCGTTCGACGGCGATGTGGGCCGCGGTTCGGGGCGAAGCATTCCAGGTTTCAACCTGCATTCGGCCTTGACGGAATGTTCTGACCTGTTGCTGAAGTACGGTGGCCACGCGCAGGCTGCGGGGCTCTCCATACGAGCTGACGATCTGGACAGATTCCGGGAGAGGCTCAATGAACTCGGACACAGATGGCTCACTCCCGAGGATTTGGTTCCTCAGGTGAGTGTAGACGCGGAACTGCAGGAGAGCGAGATTTCCATCGAGCTTGCCAGGGGCCTGGCCGTTCTCGAACCGTTCGGACTGGGAAACCCGACACCCGTGTTTCTTACACGAAGACTGCTGGTTCTCGAGCAGAAACAGGTGGGGCCGGAAGGACGGCACCTCAAGCTCAAGCTGGGCAAGGGATCGCGGATTGTCGACGCCATCGGTTTCCGCATGGCACAGCATTACGCCGATCTTGCGCGTCAGGCTGGAGAGGTGGATGTCGCCTACGGCCTGGAGGTAAACGAATGGAACGGGCGGGAATCCGCGGAGCTTAATCTGAAAGACATGAGGCGGTCGGAGGCTGTGTGA
- a CDS encoding cytidine deaminase: MLDAGDNPGALEELIRVARHARENAYAPYSRFRVGAAALAKSGRIYAGCNVENASFGGTICAERTALVKAVSEGDREFLHIVVASDRPEPVTPCGICRQFMAEFGLNTPVTMIGNDGIRVTRTVGELLPGAFRSEDML, encoded by the coding sequence GTGCTGGATGCCGGTGATAACCCAGGAGCCCTGGAGGAACTTATCAGGGTCGCGCGACACGCCCGCGAGAACGCGTACGCACCCTACTCTCGATTTCGAGTGGGTGCAGCGGCACTCGCGAAAAGCGGAAGGATATATGCTGGGTGCAATGTGGAGAACGCCTCGTTCGGCGGCACAATATGCGCTGAGCGGACTGCGCTTGTGAAGGCGGTATCTGAGGGTGATCGGGAGTTTCTGCACATCGTGGTGGCGTCGGACAGGCCTGAACCGGTGACGCCGTGCGGCATCTGTAGGCAGTTCATGGCCGAGTTTGGTCTGAACACTCCAGTCACGATGATCGGAAACGATGGCATTCGCGTCACCCGCACTGTCGGAGAGCTCCTTCCCGGGGCGTTTAGGTCGGAGGATATGCTGTGA
- the yajC gene encoding preprotein translocase subunit YajC has product MQPGQSQNLLVTLLPFAVLMVVFYFMLIRPQQTQKKKRETMLSGLRKGNRVVTIGGIHGEIVEIKDDALIVNVADQGERIIMRFSKWAVQDTVGKENQQSS; this is encoded by the coding sequence ATGCAACCAGGACAGAGTCAGAACCTGTTAGTCACATTGCTCCCATTTGCCGTTCTGATGGTGGTCTTCTACTTCATGCTGATCCGACCGCAGCAGACGCAAAAGAAGAAGCGCGAAACCATGCTCTCGGGGTTGCGCAAGGGCAACAGAGTAGTAACCATCGGAGGAATACACGGCGAGATAGTCGAGATCAAGGACGACGCACTAATCGTGAACGTCGCAGACCAGGGCGAGCGCATCATCATGCGCTTCTCCAAATGGGCAGTGCAGGATACAGTGGGCAAGGAGAATCAGCAGAGTTCCTAG
- the tgt gene encoding tRNA guanosine(34) transglycosylase Tgt, with product MSFTIHKRSTTTAARAGVLHTPHGDIQTPVFMPVGTQATVKTVSPDELTGLGARIVLGNTYHLYLRPGHELIAKAGGLHRFMSWGGAALTDSGGFQVFSLGALRKITENGVEFRSHIDGSPHMFTPERVMEIEMALGADIAMCFDECAPYPCERDYARSSTELTARWAERCLAAHDREDQAVFGIVQGSTYADLRKQSAAQMVSMGFPGFGIGGLSVGEPKEIMYEILDAVVPCLPEEKPRYLMGVGSPDALLEGVARGIDMFDCVLPTRNARNGTVFTRSGRIIVRDASYAEDFGPLDQGCDCYACTHFSRAYIRHLLKAGEILGLRLTSLHNLRHLVRMMEEMRAAIIDGTFDEYRKETWRVWYNN from the coding sequence GTGAGTTTTACTATACACAAGAGATCCACAACAACAGCAGCCAGGGCGGGAGTACTGCACACTCCTCACGGCGACATCCAAACCCCGGTGTTCATGCCAGTTGGGACTCAGGCCACTGTGAAAACCGTATCTCCAGACGAGCTCACTGGGCTTGGCGCCCGGATTGTCCTTGGGAACACGTATCATCTCTATCTCAGGCCAGGCCATGAGCTGATTGCGAAGGCTGGCGGCCTGCACCGGTTCATGTCGTGGGGAGGGGCTGCTCTCACCGACTCAGGCGGGTTTCAGGTGTTTTCCCTGGGGGCGCTGCGCAAGATCACTGAGAATGGCGTGGAGTTCCGATCCCACATCGACGGGTCTCCTCACATGTTCACGCCTGAGCGAGTGATGGAGATAGAGATGGCGCTAGGAGCGGACATCGCCATGTGTTTCGATGAATGTGCTCCTTATCCGTGTGAGCGGGATTACGCGCGAAGCTCCACGGAACTTACTGCCAGATGGGCGGAGAGGTGCCTTGCCGCCCACGACCGTGAAGACCAGGCCGTATTCGGAATAGTGCAGGGATCGACCTATGCGGATCTGCGAAAGCAGAGCGCGGCCCAGATGGTGTCGATGGGATTCCCCGGGTTTGGCATAGGAGGCCTTTCGGTTGGCGAACCTAAAGAGATCATGTACGAGATACTCGATGCGGTGGTTCCGTGCCTGCCCGAGGAGAAGCCTCGTTACTTGATGGGCGTGGGCTCTCCCGATGCGCTCCTCGAGGGGGTTGCCCGGGGCATCGACATGTTTGATTGCGTTCTCCCCACCAGGAACGCCAGAAACGGAACGGTATTCACGAGGTCCGGAAGGATCATCGTGCGCGATGCGTCATATGCGGAGGACTTCGGCCCTCTGGATCAGGGGTGCGACTGCTATGCGTGCACCCATTTCTCCAGGGCATACATACGGCATCTTCTCAAGGCAGGCGAGATCTTGGGCTTGAGGCTCACCTCCCTCCACAACCTTCGGCACTTGGTCAGGATGATGGAGGAGATGAGGGCAGCGATCATCGATGGGACTTTTGATGAATACCGGAAGGAAACATGGCGGGTCTGGTATAATAACTAA
- a CDS encoding HD domain-containing protein, translating to MDGKLSIKDVRSNPEVNALVERANLNLGAMGYTEHGPRHAFLVSSIAHNVLETLKYDPRWAELAGIAGYIHDIGNVVSRDHHGQSSAIMAWSLLTRMGMSVEETALVMAAVGNHEEEYGHPVNEVSAAVILADKTDVHRTRVRNRDVASFDIHDRVSYAATKSRLDIDAEHRLITLSLVTDTEMCPVMEYFEIFLSRMTMCRKAATVLNCKFGLEINGACLL from the coding sequence ATGGATGGAAAGCTGAGCATCAAGGATGTGCGGAGCAACCCCGAGGTGAATGCTCTGGTGGAACGGGCGAACTTGAACCTTGGAGCGATGGGATACACAGAGCACGGCCCGCGCCACGCGTTTCTGGTGTCGAGCATCGCCCACAATGTCCTTGAAACACTGAAGTACGACCCCAGATGGGCGGAGCTTGCGGGCATCGCTGGATATATCCACGATATCGGAAACGTCGTGTCGAGGGATCATCACGGACAGAGCAGTGCGATTATGGCGTGGTCCCTTCTCACCAGGATGGGCATGAGCGTGGAAGAGACGGCCCTGGTGATGGCGGCAGTCGGCAACCACGAGGAGGAATATGGCCACCCTGTGAACGAGGTGTCGGCAGCGGTTATTCTTGCCGACAAGACCGACGTGCACCGGACTCGCGTCCGGAACCGCGACGTGGCCTCCTTCGATATCCACGACCGAGTGTCATACGCGGCCACCAAATCCCGGCTGGATATCGACGCTGAGCACAGGCTCATTACGCTCTCACTCGTGACCGATACTGAGATGTGCCCCGTAATGGAATACTTCGAGATATTCCTATCCCGCATGACCATGTGCAGAAAGGCCGCAACCGTGCTCAACTGCAAGTTCGGTCTTGAGATCAACGGAGCATGCTTGCTGTGA
- a CDS encoding DUF881 domain-containing protein, which translates to MTALAYRRTAPSDRRIARRKVRIQRVRMGELNWLALLLLASIVLLFDAIVIGRQIKLIRLPGEMTDVDMAKSGAMAYVELERGILQVDKFTGIGSAGPVLDGAQSAFAAARSREDVGRELSAISRGLASAVQSDRAEAARSRIAELVEADARVKSGKAADSYVLVTSIGGEVKVQDRQSALSRTTLDAITKDPSIQRAPYAIEVQITQSGVTFDSGDPVASGAALSREIASLTASIAEERVSAGLAEMDGPGVQVRAYDAPSGYGWDEIVHQKDILDILDALFAAGARGAMVGGERIVAASSVRCVGPVVLVNQRPVPVNPIKVYAVGDRAVLAKALVPIAGRFAKSGKRLEVVREPSVRLAANHKGGLQW; encoded by the coding sequence ATGACAGCATTAGCCTATCGCCGTACCGCGCCCAGTGATCGCCGGATCGCGCGGCGCAAGGTAAGGATACAGCGGGTCAGGATGGGCGAGCTTAACTGGCTTGCCCTGCTTCTTCTCGCCTCGATCGTCCTGCTTTTCGACGCCATAGTCATAGGAAGGCAGATCAAACTCATAAGATTGCCCGGAGAGATGACCGATGTGGACATGGCCAAGAGCGGCGCCATGGCCTACGTCGAGCTTGAAAGGGGCATCCTGCAGGTGGACAAATTCACCGGGATCGGCTCGGCCGGGCCTGTGCTGGATGGGGCCCAGAGCGCGTTTGCGGCCGCACGGAGCAGGGAGGATGTAGGGCGAGAGCTGTCCGCGATCTCTCGTGGACTGGCGTCGGCGGTACAGTCAGACAGGGCAGAGGCCGCCAGGTCTCGCATAGCGGAGCTTGTCGAGGCTGATGCTCGAGTGAAGAGCGGCAAGGCGGCTGACAGTTACGTCCTCGTCACCTCAATCGGAGGCGAGGTGAAGGTGCAGGACCGTCAGTCCGCGCTGAGCCGGACGACTCTCGATGCGATCACGAAGGACCCAAGCATCCAGAGGGCTCCGTACGCGATTGAGGTGCAGATCACGCAGTCAGGAGTGACGTTCGACTCCGGCGATCCAGTGGCAAGCGGAGCTGCCCTATCCAGGGAGATCGCCTCTCTCACTGCCTCCATTGCGGAGGAACGGGTGTCTGCCGGCCTTGCAGAGATGGATGGCCCCGGCGTGCAGGTCAGGGCGTACGACGCCCCTTCCGGCTACGGGTGGGATGAGATAGTCCACCAGAAAGACATCCTCGATATCCTTGATGCCCTGTTCGCTGCAGGTGCGCGAGGCGCGATGGTTGGAGGGGAGCGGATCGTCGCTGCCTCCTCGGTGCGGTGTGTCGGCCCGGTGGTCCTGGTTAACCAAAGACCTGTTCCAGTCAATCCAATCAAGGTGTACGCAGTCGGCGATCGGGCCGTGCTTGCGAAGGCGCTTGTGCCTATTGCCGGTCGGTTTGCGAAGAGCGGGAAACGGCTGGAGGTAGTCAGAGAACCCAGCGTGCGTCTGGCAGCAAATCACAAGGGTGGGCTGCAGTGGTGA
- a CDS encoding DUF3048 domain-containing protein has translation MNRRVWLVLAAMVVVLCAAVAIRLSIGTASIGGREHALSDDSSADTGSLGRDEADSVRSGPLTWIDPLDGRTRASFDSPTYFAAAVENSPAARPQRGLADARVVYEMLAEGGITRFVAFYSACDGGPIGPIRSARPYLVEVAQEHGAMFVHCGGSAEALAMIARLKYPAINEMRNGVAFFRDPSRRMPHNLFAKPKALAEQARKLGIRTDFAESGFEFAKAPVRMKDHASKATIKYPAGYLVRWEYDPSSNRCLRFMGGQPHTDPDSQAQISAANVIIQYAVTKIIDKEGRVSIARQGSGDALMLIGGRIVRGSWEREASDPTRYLGPDGACVKLNPGATWIQVVPVGTDVQIVEG, from the coding sequence GTGAACCGCAGAGTTTGGCTGGTGCTGGCGGCTATGGTCGTGGTGCTGTGCGCCGCCGTGGCGATTAGGCTCTCAATCGGGACGGCGTCGATCGGTGGGCGCGAACACGCGCTATCCGATGACTCATCGGCAGATACCGGGTCGTTGGGGAGGGACGAAGCTGATAGCGTCAGATCAGGGCCATTGACGTGGATAGACCCCCTCGATGGGAGGACGCGCGCGTCGTTTGACTCTCCAACATACTTCGCGGCAGCGGTTGAAAACTCCCCTGCTGCCAGGCCCCAGAGGGGACTTGCGGATGCGCGGGTCGTTTACGAGATGCTTGCAGAGGGCGGAATCACAAGGTTCGTCGCCTTCTACTCCGCGTGCGACGGAGGGCCGATAGGACCAATTCGCAGCGCCAGGCCCTACCTAGTGGAGGTTGCGCAGGAGCATGGCGCGATGTTCGTACACTGCGGAGGAAGCGCGGAAGCGCTGGCCATGATCGCCAGGCTGAAGTACCCAGCGATAAACGAGATGAGGAATGGGGTTGCCTTCTTCCGAGATCCATCGAGGCGCATGCCGCACAACCTATTTGCGAAGCCGAAGGCACTCGCGGAACAGGCGAGGAAGCTCGGTATTCGTACGGATTTCGCTGAATCAGGGTTCGAGTTCGCGAAGGCGCCGGTGCGGATGAAGGATCACGCGAGCAAGGCAACGATCAAGTACCCAGCTGGCTACTTAGTGAGATGGGAGTATGATCCGTCGTCGAACCGGTGCCTCAGGTTCATGGGAGGCCAGCCGCATACCGACCCGGATTCGCAGGCTCAGATCTCGGCCGCGAATGTCATCATCCAGTATGCAGTGACGAAAATCATCGATAAAGAAGGCCGAGTGTCCATTGCCAGGCAGGGCAGTGGAGACGCGCTGATGCTCATAGGCGGGCGGATTGTGAGGGGATCCTGGGAGAGGGAAGCGTCTGACCCCACGCGCTATCTGGGGCCGGATGGCGCCTGCGTCAAGCTCAACCCCGGCGCCACCTGGATACAGGTAGTCCCGGTGGGAACGGATGTTCAGATTGTGGAGGGATGA
- a CDS encoding VWA domain-containing protein: MRLEEIAAFTRDVNQELDRGLGVRIGETAVASRRIHILDPAHPEVMTVRCMADAGQVFYGRSKAFEVVHLDVFHALADIDHTAVALAVRHAAEEFAREMCIGPEPWSLRSWPSGNLADFVDVQTGTGGGRATGSLKFGRKASLRTAHRGHVHLAAMLPPDATGLIYYLVREVELAIRLAGGELRQVERVANNHSVIGSPLDLSPYSSQMDSLLREDNQPGSGTDRSAEMKDALDASADFGSVTSLRSFLECAASPNRRESPYAMLEREFGDAEGMLARLRALEIVDGDGASVTLSDKGLRIRDFLRRFAREVETQMHRLIRRAARPACTPLERSDFAVSSAGKAGHYSALRTMRADEADFRGEIAVPETVTTWAVRCAKSGEILPMQRDDVRIEQRRRRRKVDVCLLIDASASMAGKRIQAAKHLARYLFLACRDKVTVLTFQDRSVTCHVVRARSVKALEDGLATVRPAGLTPLAAGIVEAVRVLASSKATPTLLVLLTDGIPTMNQWTGDPARDALTAAEQIAKYGLPFTCIGLSPNKGFLRRLAEVAHGTLYIVDEFDRDLLAKVVRDERDRVQT; encoded by the coding sequence TTGAGGCTTGAGGAAATAGCGGCATTCACCAGAGACGTGAACCAGGAGCTGGATAGGGGGCTCGGGGTGCGCATAGGGGAGACTGCAGTGGCGTCGAGGCGCATTCACATACTCGACCCTGCGCATCCCGAGGTGATGACGGTGAGGTGCATGGCAGACGCAGGGCAGGTCTTCTACGGAAGATCCAAGGCCTTCGAAGTCGTGCACCTCGACGTTTTCCACGCCCTGGCAGACATAGACCACACTGCGGTGGCTTTAGCTGTGAGGCATGCAGCGGAGGAATTCGCGAGGGAGATGTGTATTGGGCCTGAGCCGTGGTCGCTTAGATCATGGCCATCTGGAAACCTCGCGGACTTCGTGGACGTGCAGACCGGGACTGGCGGCGGCCGGGCCACTGGCAGCCTCAAGTTCGGCAGAAAGGCGTCGCTCCGAACTGCGCACAGAGGCCATGTCCATCTTGCAGCCATGCTTCCACCTGATGCGACGGGCCTGATCTACTATCTCGTCCGCGAAGTAGAACTCGCCATAAGGTTGGCAGGGGGTGAGTTGCGTCAGGTTGAGAGGGTGGCTAACAACCATTCCGTCATAGGCAGTCCGCTGGACCTATCGCCATACTCTTCGCAGATGGATTCGCTGCTTCGCGAGGACAATCAGCCGGGCTCAGGGACGGACCGTTCAGCTGAGATGAAAGACGCGCTGGATGCGTCGGCGGATTTCGGTTCTGTAACCAGCCTTCGATCCTTCCTGGAGTGTGCCGCCAGTCCAAACAGGCGCGAGAGCCCATATGCCATGCTCGAACGGGAATTCGGCGATGCCGAGGGCATGCTCGCAAGGCTCCGTGCGCTGGAGATAGTTGACGGAGACGGCGCTTCGGTGACGCTTTCTGATAAAGGCCTCCGGATCCGGGATTTCCTTCGCCGGTTCGCCCGCGAGGTCGAAACCCAGATGCATAGGCTTATCCGCAGGGCGGCTCGGCCAGCCTGCACACCGCTTGAGCGGAGCGATTTCGCGGTCTCCTCTGCGGGCAAAGCAGGTCATTACTCTGCTCTTCGCACAATGCGCGCAGATGAGGCAGATTTCCGGGGCGAGATCGCTGTGCCTGAGACAGTAACCACCTGGGCGGTGAGGTGCGCCAAGAGCGGCGAGATACTGCCGATGCAGAGAGACGATGTCCGCATCGAGCAGAGGCGGCGGAGACGAAAGGTCGACGTATGCCTGTTGATCGACGCAAGCGCCAGCATGGCCGGGAAGCGCATCCAGGCCGCGAAGCATCTTGCAAGGTATCTGTTTCTTGCGTGCCGCGACAAGGTGACCGTGCTTACCTTCCAGGATCGATCTGTGACCTGCCACGTGGTGCGAGCCCGTTCCGTGAAGGCGCTGGAGGACGGGTTGGCAACCGTGAGACCGGCAGGGCTCACTCCGCTTGCCGCGGGGATTGTCGAGGCGGTCCGCGTACTCGCGAGCAGCAAAGCCACGCCCACTCTCCTGGTGCTGCTCACTGATGGGATTCCCACTATGAACCAGTGGACTGGAGACCCTGCACGGGATGCTCTCACTGCGGCCGAGCAGATAGCCAAGTACGGTCTTCCCTTCACGTGCATAGGACTGTCCCCGAACAAGGGGTTCCTTCGCAGGCTGGCGGAGGTGGCCCATGGGACCCTCTACATTGTCGATGAGTTCGATCGCGATCTCCTGGCGAAGGTCGTCCGGGATGAGCGCGACCGGGTGCAAACATGA
- the era gene encoding GTPase Era, whose amino-acid sequence MRSGFVAIVGKPNVGKSSLLNALVGAKVSIVTDKPQTTRNRISAIANLDGAQIVFLDTPGIHKPLHTLGERLVNAARGALDDVDLILMVVDASSPARPEDETVASYVSKAAAPAWLIINKIDLVSAERASEVERLSRDLAGFQRVKAVSAATGRNLPGFVEEIATVLPEGPMYYPPGVQVDRPEEFIVAEFIREKLIDLTREEIPHSIAVVVDEMTRREDRDIVDIRAVILVERESQKGIVIGAGGSVLRQTGTLARMEIQRLLGSQVNLQLWVKVRKRWRDDESFLDRLGYSE is encoded by the coding sequence GTGAGATCAGGTTTTGTGGCTATCGTTGGAAAGCCCAATGTGGGCAAGTCGTCACTTCTGAATGCGCTTGTCGGGGCGAAAGTCTCCATTGTAACCGACAAACCTCAGACCACCAGAAACCGAATCTCCGCCATTGCGAATCTCGATGGCGCGCAGATCGTGTTTCTCGATACGCCCGGGATACACAAGCCCCTCCACACGCTGGGGGAAAGGCTGGTGAATGCTGCCCGCGGCGCGCTCGACGATGTGGACCTCATACTCATGGTGGTGGATGCGTCATCGCCTGCTCGCCCTGAAGATGAGACCGTGGCGTCGTATGTCTCGAAGGCTGCTGCTCCTGCCTGGCTCATCATCAACAAGATCGATCTGGTGAGTGCGGAGAGGGCCTCAGAGGTGGAGCGACTCTCGAGGGATCTCGCTGGTTTCCAGAGGGTGAAAGCAGTGTCGGCTGCAACAGGCAGGAACCTGCCTGGGTTCGTGGAGGAGATCGCGACCGTGCTGCCGGAAGGCCCAATGTACTATCCACCCGGTGTTCAAGTCGACAGGCCCGAGGAGTTCATTGTCGCGGAGTTTATCCGCGAGAAACTGATCGACCTGACCCGTGAGGAGATACCGCATTCCATTGCTGTCGTCGTTGATGAGATGACGAGGCGCGAAGACCGCGACATAGTGGACATCCGTGCAGTGATACTTGTGGAGAGAGAATCGCAGAAGGGCATCGTGATAGGCGCCGGTGGAAGCGTGCTTCGGCAGACCGGGACACTTGCGCGCATGGAGATCCAGCGGTTGCTCGGCTCCCAGGTGAATCTCCAGCTGTGGGTGAAGGTCAGGAAACGCTGGCGAGATGACGAATCGTTCCTCGACAGACTCGGCTACAGCGAGTGA
- the queA gene encoding tRNA preQ1(34) S-adenosylmethionine ribosyltransferase-isomerase QueA, with amino-acid sequence MQLSEFDYDLPKRLIAQTPLQIRDASRLMVLHRDSLEVEHRQFHDLPEYLRRGDVLVLNDTRVMPARLSAKRETGGKVEILLLSKKSDEGTTWECLARPGRRAQVGETLSFGGGRMTGCVLDKTDYGGRVIAFEASEGVDAVVDAIGEMPTPHYIKEHLSTPDRYQTVYASVRGSAAAPTAGLHFTQELLDRIKANGVTLARVTLHVGLGTFRPVKTEQIEAHVMHSEHYHVSSETAAAINSARMAGGRVVAVGTTAVRTLETVAAEDGSVNPGDGWTGIFIYPGYRFKAVDSMVTNFHLPKSTLVMMVSAFAGRDFVLSSYQEAVNQEYRFFSFGDAMLIL; translated from the coding sequence ATGCAGCTCAGTGAGTTCGATTACGACCTTCCAAAGCGCTTGATAGCACAGACCCCGCTTCAGATCAGGGACGCTTCCAGGCTGATGGTGCTCCATCGGGACAGCCTCGAGGTGGAGCACAGGCAGTTCCACGATCTCCCGGAGTACCTCCGCCGAGGCGACGTGCTGGTGCTCAATGATACCCGGGTGATGCCTGCGCGGCTCTCGGCCAAGCGCGAAACCGGAGGCAAGGTGGAGATCCTGCTCCTTTCGAAGAAAAGCGACGAAGGCACGACCTGGGAGTGCCTTGCACGCCCGGGTCGGCGCGCGCAGGTGGGCGAGACCCTCTCTTTCGGCGGGGGAAGGATGACAGGATGCGTTCTCGACAAGACCGACTACGGAGGCCGCGTGATCGCATTCGAGGCTTCTGAAGGTGTCGACGCGGTGGTCGATGCAATAGGAGAGATGCCCACGCCTCACTACATAAAGGAGCATCTGTCCACTCCAGACCGGTACCAAACAGTATACGCATCGGTGCGAGGCTCTGCAGCAGCGCCCACAGCGGGGCTTCACTTCACCCAGGAACTCCTGGACCGGATTAAGGCAAACGGAGTGACGCTGGCCAGGGTTACCCTCCATGTCGGGCTTGGAACCTTCCGTCCGGTGAAAACGGAGCAGATCGAAGCGCATGTGATGCACTCAGAGCACTACCACGTATCCAGCGAGACCGCTGCTGCAATCAACAGCGCCCGCATGGCTGGGGGAAGAGTTGTGGCGGTTGGCACCACAGCCGTGCGCACCCTAGAGACCGTTGCAGCCGAGGATGGTTCCGTCAATCCAGGTGATGGATGGACGGGCATCTTCATCTACCCCGGCTATCGGTTCAAAGCCGTGGATTCCATGGTGACCAACTTCCATCTGCCCAAATCCACCCTGGTGATGATGGTGTCGGCCTTCGCAGGGAGGGACTTCGTTCTCAGCTCGTATCAGGAGGCCGTGAACCAGGAGTACAGGTTCTTCTCATTTGGCGATGCGATGCTCATACTCTAG